The proteins below come from a single Dendropsophus ebraccatus isolate aDenEbr1 chromosome 15, aDenEbr1.pat, whole genome shotgun sequence genomic window:
- the TMEM151B gene encoding transmembrane protein 151B, translating into MSPPASAASESSTGSVPQESTDAVRELQRPVKQSLSKSLCRESHWKCLLLSLLIYGCMGAMTWCHVTKVTRLTFDSAYKGNSMMYHDSPCSNGYVYIPLAFLVMLYVVYLVECWHCYTRNELQYKVDVESVQERVQRMQQATPCIWWKAISYHYVRRTRQVTRYRNGDAYTTTQVYHERVNTHVAESEFDYNNCGVKDVSKDLTDLDSYPVTRLRFTKCFSFANVESENSYLTQRARFFTENEGLDDYMEAREGMHLKNVDFKEYMVAFSDPDNLPWYVSHYVFWVAALLTLSWPLRVLNEYRTSCVHYHVEKLFGFDFTPVTPADDRTICRRMPRVNTIDSTELEWHIRSNQQLVPSYSEAVLMDLVGISAGYTACRYTRGYRQNCDRCHRTMSSSSIFSRSALSICNGSPRIPFSSSRFSLGRLYGSRRSCLWQSRSESLNEQGCPTEQTRLSSQVTVEEEEPPPYQDALYFPILIVHRNEGCTNHDHRRLHRNGSCVETSL; encoded by the coding sequence CAAAGGCCAGTGAAGCAGTCCCTGAGCAAGTCCCTATGTCGTGAATCCCACTGGAAATGTCTCCTGTTGTCGCTCCTCATCTATGGCTGTATGGGTGCAATGACCTGGTGCCACGTTACCAAAGTCACTCGCTTGACCTTTGACAGTGCCTACAAAGGCAACTCCATGATGTATCACGACAGTCCTTGCTCCAATGGTTACGTGTACATTCCCTTGGCCTTCCTTGTCATGCTGTACGTGGTCTACCTGGTGGAGTGCTGGCACTGTTACACACGGAATGAGCTGCAATATAAGGTAGATGTAGAGAGTGTGCAGGAAAGGGTGCAGAGGATGCAGCAGGCGACTCCATGTATCTGGTGGAAGGCTATCAGCTATCACTATGTACGAAGGACACGTCAGGTTACACGCTATCGGAATGGAGATGCGTACACAACCACGCAAGTCTACCACGAGCGGGTCAATACTCATGTGGCGGAATCAGAGTTTGACTACAACAACTGTGGAGTGAAGGATGTCTCCAAAGACCTGACTGACCTAGACAGCTATCCGGTCACCCGGCTGAGGTTTACCAAATGTTTCAGCTTTGCGAATGTGGAGTCAGAGAATTCGTATCTAACACAGAGGGCTCGGTTCTTCACAGAGAATGAAGGTCTGGACGACTACATGGAGGCTCGAGAAGGCATGCACCTTAAAAATGTAGACTTCAAGGAATACATGGTTGCTTTTTCCGATCCGGATAACCTCCCGTGGTATGTGTCCCACTATGTCTTCTGGGTAGCTGCTCTCCTTACACTCTCCTGGCCACTGAGGGTCCTCAATGAGTACCGCACTTCGTGTGTTCATTATCACGTAGAAAAGCTGTTTGGCTTTGACTTTACACCAGTCACACCAGCCGATGATCGAACAATATGCCGGAGAATGCCACGTGTTAACACCATTGACAGTACAGAGCTGGAGTGGCACATACGGTCCAACCAGCAACTGGTGCCCAGCTACTCTGAGGCTGTCCTGATGGATCTAGTTGGCATTTCTGCAGGGTACACAGCCTGCCGGTACACTCGTGGGTATCGCCAAAACTGTGATCGGTGCCATCGCACCATGAGCAGCTCCTCCATCTTTTCTCGTAGTGCACTCAGTATCTGTAATGGCAGCCCCAGGATCCCCTTCAGCAGTAGCCGATTCTCTCTGGGACGTTTATATGGATCCCGCCGAAGCTGCCTGTGGCAGAGCCGCAGTGAGAGCCTCAATGAGCAGGGCTGTCCAACAGAACAGACACGACTGTCCAGCCAGGTGACTGTGGAGGAGGAAGAGCCTCCCCCATACCAAGATGCTCTCTACTTCCCCATCCTCATTGTCCATCGCAATGAAGGCTGTACAAACCATGACCATCGACGTCTTCACCGCAATGGCTCCTGTGTAGAAACCTCACTGTGA
- the TCTE1 gene encoding dynein regulatory complex subunit 5 isoform X2, with protein sequence MMPDPAASLAPLPVHQRNAAGDPRRMRRIITEDSTWSLALIPPLSDLCLRHIVGNFQDHPILDQLLPKHQSKVLDSLSTSLPLPVTTNLISYEDYWRRCCTERWPTCDVSHYGFSWKRLFFEKHLENLIENFIPDLTDTGSICNMAELSKNYIRRLDIQQLLPPVFRLHRSKVDDDKVRVLIKSLLDHPTLVQLDLSHNQISDRGARAMGKLLNQSQLQTLNLCNNNIRPHGAQAIAHSLTKNSRLQVLNLRLNHIGDEGGQALCNALLQNNSLQWLHIGSNELSEPTATLLAQVLSQNTSLKSINISCNPIGLDGGKQLLEGMSQNKTMLEFDLRLTDVGQESEFYMNQVLRGNQERTRLLAQQKQLSTSGLDR encoded by the exons ATGATGCCGGACCCCGCAGCCTCCTTAGCGCCGCTGCCCGTCCATCAGAGGAATGCGGCCGGAGACCCCCGGAGGATGCGGCGGATCATCACGGAGGACAGCACCTGGAGCCTGGCGCTCATCCCGCCGCTCAGCGACCTCTGCCTGCGCCACATCGTGGGCAACTTCCAGG ATCATCCCATTCTGGATCAGCTTCTTCCCAAGCACCAATCCAAGGTTCTGGACAGTCTGTCCACCTCGCTGCCCCTGCCAGTGACCACCAACCTGATCAGCTATGAGGATTACTGGAGGCGCTGCTGCACTGAGCGATGGCCGACCTGTGACGTCTCCCACTATGGCTTCAGCTGGAAGAGACTTTTCTTTGAGAAGCACCTGGAGAACCTCATAGAGAACTTCATCCCGGACCTGACAGACACCGGATCTATCTGTAACATGGCGGAGCTCAGCAAGAACTACATCCGCAGACtggacatccagcagctgctgCCTCCG GTCTTCAGACTCCACAGGAGTAAGGTCGATGACGACAAGGTTCGCGTTCTGATTAAAAGTTTGCTTGACCACCCAACCCTCGTCCAACTGGACCTGTCGCACAACCAGATCTCTGACAGAGGAGCCCGCGCGATGGGGAAGCTGCTCAACCAAAGCCAACTCCAGACCCTCAACCTGTGCAACAACAACATCCGTCCCCACGGGGCACAGGCCATTGCTCACTCCCTCACCAAAAACAGCCGACTCCAGGTCCTCAACCTACGCTTGAATCACATAGGGGATGAGGGTGGACAGGCCTTGTGCAATGCTCTGCTGCAGAACAACAGCCTGCAGTGGCTTCACATCGGGAGCAATGAGCTGTCTGAACCCACCGCCACCCTCCTGGCACAAGTCCTCTCACAAAATACATCTCTAAAGAGCATCAATATCTCCTGCAACCCCATAGGCCTG GATGGCGGGAAGCAGCTCCTGGAAGGAATGTCTCAAAACAAGACGATGTTGGAGTTTGATCTTCGTCTGACTGACGTGGGGCAGGAGAGTGAATTCTACATGAATCAGGTTCTCCGGGGTAACCAGGAGCGTACCCGTCTCCTGGCCCAGCAGAAGCAGTTGTCTACATCAGGGCTGGATCGGTAA
- the TCTE1 gene encoding dynein regulatory complex subunit 5 isoform X1: protein MMPDPAASLAPLPVHQRNAAGDPRRMRRIITEDSTWSLALIPPLSDLCLRHIVGNFQDHPILDQLLPKHQSKVLDSLSTSLPLPVTTNLISYEDYWRRCCTERWPTCDVSHYGFSWKRLFFEKHLENLIENFIPDLTDTGSICNMAELSKNYIRRLDIQQLLPPVKVEIRREDTPDDISDSGSDAGGDLPSMDHFDLNLIASSLCDLEELHLVYGVKGCGMNFEWNLFRFTVRDCTLLASALQTFRNLKVFRLHRSKVDDDKVRVLIKSLLDHPTLVQLDLSHNQISDRGARAMGKLLNQSQLQTLNLCNNNIRPHGAQAIAHSLTKNSRLQVLNLRLNHIGDEGGQALCNALLQNNSLQWLHIGSNELSEPTATLLAQVLSQNTSLKSINISCNPIGLDGGKQLLEGMSQNKTMLEFDLRLTDVGQESEFYMNQVLRGNQERTRLLAQQKQLSTSGLDR, encoded by the exons ATGATGCCGGACCCCGCAGCCTCCTTAGCGCCGCTGCCCGTCCATCAGAGGAATGCGGCCGGAGACCCCCGGAGGATGCGGCGGATCATCACGGAGGACAGCACCTGGAGCCTGGCGCTCATCCCGCCGCTCAGCGACCTCTGCCTGCGCCACATCGTGGGCAACTTCCAGG ATCATCCCATTCTGGATCAGCTTCTTCCCAAGCACCAATCCAAGGTTCTGGACAGTCTGTCCACCTCGCTGCCCCTGCCAGTGACCACCAACCTGATCAGCTATGAGGATTACTGGAGGCGCTGCTGCACTGAGCGATGGCCGACCTGTGACGTCTCCCACTATGGCTTCAGCTGGAAGAGACTTTTCTTTGAGAAGCACCTGGAGAACCTCATAGAGAACTTCATCCCGGACCTGACAGACACCGGATCTATCTGTAACATGGCGGAGCTCAGCAAGAACTACATCCGCAGACtggacatccagcagctgctgCCTCCGGTAAAGGTGGAGATCAGGAGGGAGGACACCCCTGATGACATCTCTGACTCAGGCAGTGATGCCGGTGGGGATTTACCCTCCATGGACCACTTTGATCTGAACCTTATTGCCAGTTCTCTATGTGACCTGGAGGAGCTGCACCTCGTGTACGGGGTTAAAGGCTGCGGCATGAACTTTGAGTGGAATCTCTTTAGGTTCACCGTTCGGGATTGTACGTTGCTCGCCAGTGCTCTCCAGACATTCAGGAACCTGAAG GTCTTCAGACTCCACAGGAGTAAGGTCGATGACGACAAGGTTCGCGTTCTGATTAAAAGTTTGCTTGACCACCCAACCCTCGTCCAACTGGACCTGTCGCACAACCAGATCTCTGACAGAGGAGCCCGCGCGATGGGGAAGCTGCTCAACCAAAGCCAACTCCAGACCCTCAACCTGTGCAACAACAACATCCGTCCCCACGGGGCACAGGCCATTGCTCACTCCCTCACCAAAAACAGCCGACTCCAGGTCCTCAACCTACGCTTGAATCACATAGGGGATGAGGGTGGACAGGCCTTGTGCAATGCTCTGCTGCAGAACAACAGCCTGCAGTGGCTTCACATCGGGAGCAATGAGCTGTCTGAACCCACCGCCACCCTCCTGGCACAAGTCCTCTCACAAAATACATCTCTAAAGAGCATCAATATCTCCTGCAACCCCATAGGCCTG GATGGCGGGAAGCAGCTCCTGGAAGGAATGTCTCAAAACAAGACGATGTTGGAGTTTGATCTTCGTCTGACTGACGTGGGGCAGGAGAGTGAATTCTACATGAATCAGGTTCTCCGGGGTAACCAGGAGCGTACCCGTCTCCTGGCCCAGCAGAAGCAGTTGTCTACATCAGGGCTGGATCGGTAA